The following coding sequences lie in one Glycine max cultivar Williams 82 chromosome 19, Glycine_max_v4.0, whole genome shotgun sequence genomic window:
- the LOC100817687 gene encoding uncharacterized protein isoform X2, giving the protein MANITSAAIANPFTYPILPPPLVHSLALEMLLDMRSRQSMFNFELQMSLMSPFEMQGMLLPSGTSGVKDLYISPSHSSLALFASLGKKLSVLRFLHGLVHGISTIHITYMLDYRMVVSWCLICAKLQDP; this is encoded by the exons ATGGCGAACATCACATCTGCTGCAATCGCAAACCCCTTTACTTACCCTATTTTACCACCACCATTAGTTCATA GTTTGGCCTTGGAGATGCTATTAGATATGCGGAGCAGGCAATCCATGTTCAATTTTGAATTGCAG ATGAGCTTGATGTCTCCATTTGAGATGCAAGGCATGTTACTGCCGTCTGGCACAAGTGGTGTTAAAGACCTATATATTTCTCCTTCTCATAGTAGCTTGGCCCTCTTTGCTTCTCTAGGGAAGAAATTATCAGTGCTCAG GTTCCTGCATGGTCTTGTTCATGGGATCTCAACAATTCACATTACATATATGCTGGACTACAG AATGGTTGTGTCTTGGTGTTTGATATGTGCCAAACTgcaggacccatga
- the LOC100817687 gene encoding E3 ubiquitin-protein ligase RFWD3 isoform X1 has protein sequence MANITSAAIANPFTYPILPPPLVHSLALEMLLDMRSRQSMFNFELQVPAWSCSWDLNNSHYIYAGLQNGCVLVFDMCQTAGPMKSLVGLTRNPVHTVHSLSQTSSLSSGVKTILSASAIDLCQWNIDSEER, from the exons ATGGCGAACATCACATCTGCTGCAATCGCAAACCCCTTTACTTACCCTATTTTACCACCACCATTAGTTCATA GTTTGGCCTTGGAGATGCTATTAGATATGCGGAGCAGGCAATCCATGTTCAATTTTGAATTGCAG GTTCCTGCATGGTCTTGTTCATGGGATCTCAACAATTCACATTACATATATGCTGGACTACAG AATGGTTGTGTCTTGGTGTTTGATATGTGCCAAACTgcaggacccatgaaatctttAGTTGGTTTGACTAGGAATCCTGTGCATACTGTACATTCTCTTTCACAAACTTCAAGTTTGTCTTCTGGTGTTAAAACCATCCTATCTGCATCTGCCATTGACCTTTGTCAGTGGAACATTGATTCTGAAGAGCGGTAG
- the LOC100817687 gene encoding uncharacterized protein isoform X3, whose amino-acid sequence MDISNQILLIAQKREAVGGMPLLTKMSLMSPFEMQGMLLPSGTSGVKDLYISPSHSSLALFASLGKKLSVLRFLHGLVHGISTIHITYMLDYRMVVSWCLICAKLQDP is encoded by the exons ATGGACATTTcgaatcaaattttattaattgctCAAAAGCGAGAGGCAGTAGGTGGAATGCCCTTGCTAACTAAA ATGAGCTTGATGTCTCCATTTGAGATGCAAGGCATGTTACTGCCGTCTGGCACAAGTGGTGTTAAAGACCTATATATTTCTCCTTCTCATAGTAGCTTGGCCCTCTTTGCTTCTCTAGGGAAGAAATTATCAGTGCTCAG GTTCCTGCATGGTCTTGTTCATGGGATCTCAACAATTCACATTACATATATGCTGGACTACAG AATGGTTGTGTCTTGGTGTTTGATATGTGCCAAACTgcaggacccatga
- the LOC102664707 gene encoding uncharacterized protein, protein MSLSFALFAWTFGPVGGEHHICCLPCGHIYDMSSIQKWLQHRRNSNKIIQSLEAKSTALESKDNDWRKKEAEWHKREASLHLQVEKLTQEPRRWNSFIEH, encoded by the exons ATGAGCCTCTCGTTTGCCCTATTTGCATGGACATTTGGACCAGTAGGCGGAGAACATCACATCTG TTGTCTCCCTTGTGGACACATATATGACATGTCTAGCATACAAAAATGGCTTCAGCACCGCAGAAATTCCAATAAG ATAATTCAGTCACTTGAGGCCAAAAGTACTGCTCTTGAAAGTAAG gACAATGATTGGCGCAAGAAAGAAGCCGAATGGCACAAGAGAGAAGCTTCATTGCATCTTCAAGTTGAGAAGCTTACACAG GAGCCACGACGCTGGAATTCCTTCATTGAGCATTGA
- the LOC100305790 gene encoding Dual specificity phosphatase Cdc25 (The RefSeq protein has 1 substitution compared to this genomic sequence) — MARSISYITGSQLLSLRRHPSIAVVDVRDDERSYDGRISGSLHYASDTFSDNISNLIQAVKGKDTLVFHCALSQVRGPTCARRLVNYLEENKEDTGIKNIMVLERGFNGWEASGRPVCRCTNIPCKGELSP, encoded by the exons ATGGCTCGCAGTATATCGTACATAACGGGGTCGCAGCTTCTCTCTCTCAGACGCCATCCAAGCATCGCCGTCGTCGATGTAAGGGACGATGAGAGGAGCTACGACGGACACATATCGGGGTCTCTTCATTACGCAAGCGACACTTTCTCCGATAACATCTCAAATCTCATTCAGGCAGTTAAAGGCAAAGACACTCTCGTCTTCCACTGCGCTCTAAGTCAG GTTCGTGGCCCAACTTGTGCTAGGAGGCTTGTCAATTATCTTGAGGAGAACAAGGAAGATACTGGGATAAAGAACATTATGGTCTTGGAACGTGGCTTCAATGGGTGGGAAGCTTCTGGTAGACCCGTTTGCCGCTGCACCAATATTCCTTGCAAAGGAGAGTTGTCTCCTTAA